The Gardnerella leopoldii genomic interval AACTAAAATCGAAATGGATCGTCGAGCTATTCGAAATCGTATTTCTAAACTTCGCCACGATATTGCAAATATGGCACCTGCGCGCGATGTAAAACGCGGTTCTCGTAGACGACAAGATATTCCAACTGTAGCTGTTGTTGGGTATACGAATGCTGGCAAGTCGTCTATTATAAATCGTCTTACTGGTTCACAAGAATTAGTAGAAAATGCACTGTTTGCAACTCTTGATACTGCAGTACGTCGTTCTCAAACTCAAGATGGTAGAAGCTATACTTTGGTAGATACTGTTGGTTTTGTTCGCAGACTTCCAACTCAATTAGTTGAAGCATTTAAATCCACTTTGGAAGAAGTTGGACAAGCAGACGTTATTTTGCACGTAGTTGACGGTTCGCATCCAGATCCTATTTCGCAAATTAATGCAGTAAACGAAGTTCTCGCTAATATTTCTGGTGTAGAAGATATACCTCAAATTATGGCATTGAATAAATCAGACATGATGAGTGATGCTGCGCGAGAACGTTTTTCTTCTCTTTATCCTGATGCTGTTATTGTTTCTGCATTCAGTGGCGAAAATTTACAAATATTGCGCAATCGTTTAGAAGAATTGTTACCGTCTCCTCGTGTTCGTGTAGATGTAACTTTGCCGTACGAGTTTGGTGGATTATTATCAAAAGTTCGTGAAAATGGTGTAGTTGAAAAGGCAGAATATGTAGATTCTGGGGTTGAACTTATTGCTTGGGTCGGACCATCGTTAGCTGCAAAACTTATGAAAGTAGCATTGTAATAATAAATTCCGGTGGTGCGATTAGAGTAAAGGTGTTCATACCAAAAGCTCTTAATGTGAGAGCAGCCCTTAGTAATGCATAAATCGTGGTATTTTGTGTGCTTATAAGGGTGTGATAGGTTGTTGAAAAGAGGTTTTTGCTCATGGTGAGTTCGCAGGTTAAGCCAACTAAGCTTGCAATTATTGGTGCCGGCGCAGTCGGATCTACTCTCGCTTTCGCTGCTGCTCAGCGTGGTGTTGCGCGTGAGATTGTGCTTGAAGATATTGCTAAGGAACGTGTTGAAGCTGAAGTTTTGGATATGCAGCATGGTTCTAGCTTCTATCCTGCAGTTTCTATTGCCGGTTCTGACGATGTGGAAATTTGCCGTGATGCTGACATGGTCGTGATTACTGCTGGTGCTCGCCAGAAGCCAGGTCAGACTCGTTTGGAGCTTGCAGGAGCCACTATCAACATCATGAAGTCAATCATTCCGAACGTTGTGAAGGTTGCTCCTAACGCAATTTACATGTTGATTACTAATCCTGTTGATGTTGTTACGCACGTTTCTATGAAGCTTTCTGGTCTTCCAGCAAACCAAATGTTTGGTTCTGGTACCAACCTTGATTCCGCTCGTCTTCGTTTCTTGATCGCTCAGCACACGGGCGTTAATGTTAAGAACGTTCACGCATACATTGCTGGCGAACACGGTGACTCTGAAGTTCCTCTGTGGGCTTCTGCAACCATTGGTGGTGTTCCAATGTGCGATTGGAACGCTCTTCCAGGTCATGAGCCACTTGATGCTGCTAAGCGCGAAGAAATCCATCAGGAAGTTGTTAACGCTGCTTACAAGATTATCAACGGTAAGGGTGCAACAAACTACGCTATTGCTATGTCTGGTGTAGATATTGTTGAGGCTGTTCTTCGCGACACTAACCGCATTCTTCCAGTGTCTTCTTTGCTCGATGACTTCCACGGCATTTCTGATGTGTGCATGTCTGTGCCAACATTGCTTAATCGCAATGGTGTAAACTCTCGTCTAAACACTCCAGTTTCTGATCGTGAGTTGGCTGCTTTGAAGCGTTCTGCTGAAACTTTGCGCGAAACTGCTGCTAAGTTTGGCTTCTAGTTTTAAAGAATAATTTATAAATTATTAAACCGCTTCTTCTCTTATTGAGGAGGAGCGGTTTTTCTTGTTCAAAACAACAACATGCCTCACAGAATTTTCTGTGAGTTCGATATATTATTACATTATGGCTGATTTTTCTAACATTCTTGCTACTCGTCCTGATTTTAATGACAGTGATCGTGAGTGGCTTCATCATTTGGTGGCCGATTGGCAGGTTATTGCAGATTTGAGTTTTGCAGATTTGCTGCTGATTATTCAAAATGGTGACGGTGATTATGTTGTTGCTGAACAATGTCGTCCTTCAACAGCTATTACTTTACGTACTGATGATTTGTTAGGTAAAAAATTAGATGATTCTTTAGTACCTGAGCTTAATGAGGCGATGAAATCTGAGACAAGTTTCCACTCTTCAACCTTACGTTCTATTGGTAGAGCTACTGTATGCTACGTTTACGCTCCAGTTCGTCATAGGGGTAAAACCATCGGATTAGTTATGCGCGAAACTAATTTGGCAACACGTGAATCTAACGGTCGTTATGAAACCGAAAGTATCAATGCTGGTAAAACTTTATTTGACATGATTCCTCGTGAACAATTCCCATATCATGAATCTGTATTAAATCAGCGACATAATGCTCGAGTATCCGATGGTTTTATTGTGTTAGAAGACGATGGAATAGTTCGTTATGCTTCCCCTAATGCCATTAGTTGTTTCCGCAGACTCGGTGGATTAAATACTATGCAAGGTGAATATTTAAGCGAATTTGGCACTAGGTTGTTGCATACAAACGATAATGTTCCCGAAAGTTTACCTCTTGTATTAACTGGAAAAGCTGATGTAGATTGTGAACTTGAAGCGAACCATTCTATAGTTTCCATGCGCTCCTTGCCTCTGTGGGGTCCAAATAATCGTGTTGGAGCTGTAGTGTTATGTCGTGATGTTACTGAAGTTTTGCGACGTGAGCAAGAATTGCGCACTAAGAATGCCACTATTTCTGAAATACATCATCGCGTAAAAAACAATTTACAGGCTGTTTCTGCTCTTTTGCGTTTGCAAGCCCGTAAAACAAAATCTATTGAAGTTAGAAAAGAACTTGAGGAAGCTCAACGTCGTGTGCAAACTATAGCACTAGTTCATGAAGGCTTGAGTCAAACTGCTGACGAAATTGTTGATTTTGACAAAGTTATTTCGAGTTTGTTGAAGATGTCAATTGAGTTGGCGTCTCAGAATCAAAATATTGATATTGATTTTGTTGGAAAATTTGGCAGATTAGCAGCTCAGGATGCTACACCATTATCTCTTGTTTTAACTGAGTTAGTGACGAATGCAGTTGAACATGGTTTTGAAGGTCGTGAAAAAGGTCATATTCGTATTGCAGTTGGTAGGGGCGGAGACAATCTTAATATTGTCGTTGAAGATGATGGAGATGGTATAGATAGCGAGTCTTCTCATGGAATGGCTAAACCATCTGGCTCTGGCCTTGGAACGCAGATCATAAACACATTTGTCACTAACGATTTTGGTGGTACAGTTCGTTGGTCTCCTCGAAGAGAAGGCGGAACTAGGGTAGTGTTAGACATTAAATTGCGCGTATCTGGTATTGAGTAGCTTTAGTAAAAATTGTTTTCCAACGTGCATTAAATGTTATACATTTAGTGTAAAAAGTATAGGAACAATTAAAATTGCTAATAAAGATGCAAAATACCTTGAAAAAACTTTCTTTTCATGATTTCCTTACATTCAGGGGAACTTCTAAAGCTCACCGTTGTAGGTAAGAAATGAGGATAATAATTCATGAGCAACTCGTTTGATTGGCGCACAACAGCAGCATGTAGTGACAAAGATCCTGAACTGTTCTTTCCTCTTGGCAGTGCTGGTACAGCAGTTCAACAGCTTGAAGAAGCAAAAGCAGTATGTCGCTCATGTGATGTTGCAACAGAGTGCTTAAAATGCGCATTAGAAACTAACCAAGATTACGGTGTGTGGGGAGGATTAAGCGAGGATGAGCGTAGAACTCTAAAGCGTAGAGCAATGCGCGCACGTAAAAGTCAAGATGCGTCACTATGAATAAATTTTATTCTAGGTGCACTATTTGAGTTAAACTTGCTGATCCTGGAGTGATTAAAACACATCGTCCTGGAAGTTGATAGTCTTCAATATCAAAACTTTTAGATAAAGCAGAAGGTATTCCAAGCATTGTATCTGTGCCAATATCTCCTGTTGGAAATATTATCCTCACTGGTGCTTGCTCAGGTAAACGTAAGTAGCGAGAAGTGCTAGTGCTCATAATAACTGGGTATTGTTTACTATTTAATCTTTTTTGAAAAGCAATAGCAGTTTGTCTCGTATTTAGCGGATCAAGCAATTCATCCGCATCGTCAATAATGATTGGCGTATTTTCGTTGTAAATGTTATTAATGTTTTGTTCGTATAGTGATTTTCCTGAATATATTGGCAGGTTTAAAGTTTTAGAAATTATTTTTAATATTGTTGTTTTGCCTTGTTTTCTACTTCCAATAACAGCGATATTTCCAAGGTGAATTGGTAATAGAGCAGGATATAAGTGTATGGTATCGTCTTGCAAACCAATAATAATATGCTTCGTATGAAATTCTTGAGTACGTAAACTTTGAGATATTTTTTGCTCCGAATTTTTGTATTTGTAATTATTTGAATACTCTGCAAGTTGTTTTGATGAAAGAATCGACGGCAATGGTTTGCTAAATAATTCTGGAGAATGATCATGATGGCAGAATCTACCAGCTAACTGTATTGCTCGTACTAAATGTGCAGGATTGCTGCTTTGAGCACATCGCAAAGCAGCTACTCCTTCTCCAATATTGTAATATGCGGCTCCTGGTGTATTTGGGCTTATTCTAGCTGCATGCGCTGTTCCTAATAATTCTTGCGATTGCATTCCGTCTCTAACTCTCAAGCAAATATTAATAGAAATATTAGCTTTCATATCTGCGCTTACTTGTACGAGTGGATTTTGAGTTCCAGCAATAATATGCATTCCCAAAGATCTGCCTACTGATGCAATTCGTATAAGACGAGGCATGTAGTCGGGAAGTTGATCTTTTAAAGCATGAAATTCGTCAATAACAATAAGCAATGAAGGCTCAGCTGGAGTTACTTGTGCAATATTATTACACCCATGATGAGCTACTAGTCTTTCTCGTCTATCTAGTTCTAGTTCGAGACCTTTTAGAGCGCGTATTGCGTGTTTAAGATTTAAATCCCCTACGTTTCCCATAGCATGTGGGAGTTTAGATAGTATGTCAAAAGTTGATCCTCCTTTAAAATCCATAAAAACAAACCGTAGCTGCTGTGGGCCGTATTGAAAAGCCAAAGCTAAACACCAAGTCGTAAGAAGTACTGATTTACCAGAACCAGTTGTTCCAGCAACTAAAGCATGTGGTCCATTGTTAATTAAATCTAAATAGCAGTATCCATTATTGCTTATTCCAAGTGGAGCTATAAGGTGTTTAGTTTTTGAATTAGGTAAGTAGTTATAAATATTTGTATTTAGATTTTCCTTCATACTATTAGATTGGTTTTTTGTGTCGTATGTTCCTGCATTTTTTAACCATGTTTGCAATACTTCTTTCCAGTGATGTTGCGTATTAGAAATTGCATTTCTTCTCATAAGTAATGTTTCTAAACTTACTGGTGTAATAGTATCTGGCAAACTTTCTATAGTTTGTTGATTATAAGTTAAGTTATTTGACGATTGCGTAGTGTTTAATAATTGAATTTGCTGATTTTGTTGAACACTTTGAATAGAATTTTTCTCAGATATGTATTGAAAAATTTGTGGAATAAGACTTGCTATGTACATCATAATGCTTGGAATAATCATGGTTAGCATCATCCAATTATTTTGCATCCATGCCATTATAGCCAATGCTATGTGAGCGAATATGGGAACTATACTCGCTGCCATCTGTACATGCATAAGTACTTTAGTTGTAGACATTCCTGTATTAGATTTGTTACTCATAAATGTATGAGACAATATTTTTGATTTTTGTGCAATACTTATGCAAGATTGTGGTTAAAAGATACGAGTTTAGTGCTTTCTAAGTTATGGTATCTAATTGAAGTGTTGTTTATACAACAATACTTCGAAATTATTGTTGCTCAGCAAGAGTTCCAACTGATCCAGGTTTATGAGTGCCTGATGCAAGTTGGTTGAATAAATCTAAGTTTTTAGCATCATCGAGAAGCACAGATGAACCAACTCCTGGAACTTGATAGTCAGGATTCGTCCAATATACTGTTCCAGATATGCCTGACGGTCCAGTTGCTTCTTTGAATGCTTGAGCCATTTCCCATAATGTTCCTGGATTGGTTTTCTCGTCAAAAATAACTGAAGCAAGTCCCGTTTCAGCAAGCTTTTTTACTTTTCCAAAATTCAATAATGTATTGTGATCTAAAGCTTTTTTCATAATAGCTGCAATAACCATTCGTTGACGTGCAGCTCGTCCAAAATCAGATTCTGGATCTGCGTATCGCATTCGCGAAAATGCTAACGCTGTATTCCCATCAACGTGATGGCATCCAGAAGTCCAATTTAACCCACTAAACTTATCGCTTACGGTACGGTTGTAGCATAAATCAATGCCGTCTATAGCGTTAACAACATTAGTAAGACCGCCAAAACGTATTTCTGCAACATGGTCAATGCGATGACCTGTAATTTTTTCTATTGCTGCTGTTAATGCTTTATTTCCAGCTGCTTGCGCAACGCTATTAATTTTTACTTGTTCGCCATTTAAAGAAACAAGAGAATCTCGAGGAATAGAAATTAGAGAGCTGTGACCATTGCTCGGCTTTGTCAATACAAGAATAGTATCTGTTCTAAATCCTGTTATCTCTTTAGCTTCTTCGCCTTCTCTTTGATCAGAACCAAGAATAAGCCATGCTTTGCCTTGAGTGCTAGGAGTATTAGTAAGCCAAGTAGTGCGGTTAATTCTTGAGTCAACCCAGTTCCACGAATATACCCCAAAACCAGTTACACCTACTGCCAGAACAACAAAAAATGCAATAAATGCATGTAAAATTCTGTGCGGTTTGTGCGGTAGTATTTTTGCTGCACTTCCAACTGCTTTATTTATAGTTGTTGGAATACGCATTTGTGAAATAGAACTTGTGCGCGGTGCTGGTCTTGGTTGCAATTGCGATGTGTAAGAAACAGGTCTAGAAGAACATTGTTCTGGACTTTTTAAGATTCTTGTTCTTTGAGTTGTAGGCGCAAAAGACGGCGCTTGTGATGGAAGCGCATTAGACTCTATTTTGCCTCTTTTTACGCGTTTTGGAGTGAAACTAGGAGGCACGTTTGAGTTAGATGAATCGTTATTATGAGAAGGAGTGAAGATAGGTGGGTTTATATTATCTTCAGAAGGGTCCTCATACAATCTAGAATTCATTCATCCTCCAAAATAAGCATGTATCTTCAATGACTATGAATATATAATATATAAATTTTATGCTCGTACATTAATATTCATAGATTACATCTTGCTTAATTGTTTACTTTTTTCTAGGCACAGCGCAAAGTACATTGTTTGCATACTTGTCTGCAAAGCCAACGTATTGTCCTGTTTGTGGATCGTGAATAGTTCCATTTTCAGGATTTACAATTCCTCCAGTATTTGGATCAATAAGTTGTCCTTGAGAATTTTTTATTAATCCTGTTTTTGGATCAACATGTCCCATCTTCTTTGGATTTGTAGTTTTATTAAGTTTGTCGTTTTCGCTTATATTGCTATTGTCATCCGTATCTTCATTGTCTTGATCGTTCGTATCCTTAGGCGAATTATTGGCATTCTTTTTGTTAGTGCCGTTAGTTTTATGATTTAGCGATAGCGGTTTATTTTCACGCATTAAATCCCAAATATTGTCTGCTTCGTCAGACCATACAACACGATTTGGATCATAAGGATCTGGAATAACAGGAGTAGTACGAGCATAAATATGTGAAGAATCTAATTTACGCATGCTTAATGCCAAACCGACCAAAGTGGTAGGATTGGCCAAGCCTTCACTTATATTTAATGCTCCCAACGATGCTTTTGCAAGCTGGTAAAGCTCACTTGTCTGAGTAAATAAGTTTTTAGACAGTGCTTGATGTAAAAGCTGTTTAATCAAGTATTGCTGTCTTGTTGTTCGCATTATGTCAGAGCCATCGCTTGCTGTATCGTGGCGCATTCTAGCGTATTGAGTAGCAAGTCGACCATTAAGATGCTGCATTCCTTGTTTGAAATTTACACCCGTATAGGCATCGCGAGTTGCTGTTGGGATGCATACGGATACTCCACCAACTGCATCAATCATATTGCTTAATCCACTGAAATCAGCGACTATAAAATGATGGATATTTAAACCAGTAAGTGAATTAACAGCTTTTAACGAGCATGATGCTGCTGAGGCTAAATCTCCGCCTTGTGTATATCCTAAGGCGAAAATTGAATTAAACATCACATGTTTTCTTGCAGGAATATGTCCTTTTGTAGTGTCGCATGCTGGTGCGTTTACCATAGAATCTCGTGGAATAGAAACGATATTCATGTATGATCTATCTGCGCTAATTTGAACTACCATAGTAGTATCTGACTGATGATCACCAGTTTCACCGTCGTGTGTGAAGCTTTGATTGTTCCCATCTCGAGAATCTTGACCTAAAACAAGAAAAGTTACTGGTTTGCCTGCGTTAATATCAAGTGTCTGATTAGCTTCTGGATCTTTAGATATGACGTTTACAACTCTGTTACTTACAGCAGAAGAAAAATCTAACCACACTGCAGCTATGATTGTTGAAAAGAATGTAAGTACTGAAATAACAAGCATACACAGTATCTTGCGCGTGCGGTTAATCATTCTATAACCAAGACTATGATGAGGAGTTGAATTCCAATCTTCGCCTGGTTGGTACCGCATGCCTTCATGATACCGTGAAGTTGTCATCGTACCTTCTTTCTCAATAATGAGGAACCTTTTAGGTTGTGGCAATATCATTTCTTTTGCCATCGAATAAATCAATATTCAATGGACACATATAACGCGCCATTATAGTACATGGCAATGAGATTTATGACACCTGGTTGTGTTGAATATTATTTGATCTTTTAATGAAAATTTTAATAAGTTTAAGCAAATATTCTAATTAAATTTATATGGAATGCACTGGTTAATATGAACAAAAATATTAATAAAATATGTATAAATTTATTTAGAATTACGACTTGTGTTTTGGTGGATACATACCCCCTGCGTAAACTGGTAAGTATGGATTCGATAACCGCTCATAATCTTACATTTGAAGACGAAGTTTTACAGGTGCTGTCATCTGCGAAAGATGCGCATCCTCATGATGTGGATTCGTCCATTATGGCAATGATGTGTGTGGAGCGAGATACTCGTTTTTATGTTGATACGTTACATGCAGTACTAAGTCAATCAATTCTTCCTGGAACTTTGGTAATAGTCGATTGTGCTAGTCGAGTAAAACAGACTATGCAAACGAATTTACAAATAAAAATTAATTCATCTATGCTTGCGGGAGCAATTAATACTAGGAAATCATTATTGCAGAATGCTAATAATATCGATTCCAATAATGCAATTGATAGCGATTCAAAATATAGACCAAATACTAATCGCGTAAATAATACTCGCGTAAACAATAGTGAAGATAAATCTGTACGCATAATTATTATTCCCATTTCTTATGCTCATTCTTTTGGAGATGCAATAGAAAAATCTTTGCGCAAGATTTTGCCTTGTGCAGGAGTTTCTGCATTATGGCTTTTGCATGATGATTCTCGTCCTGCAGACTTCCATTGCTTAGAATATTTGCGTGAAACTTGGCGCAATACTCCGACTGCATCAGTATTGGGAGCTAAACAAGTTGATTGGCAAGGAAATATCTTGCACAACGTTGGAATGTATGCTTGGCGTCACGGTGTTCATACTCTTACTGTTGACGGCGAGCCAGATCAAGAACAGTATGATGGGCGTGGAGATGTGTATGCAGTATCGCTAGCAGGTGCTTTAGTCACATTAACTGCATGGCAGACTTTACGCGGTACGCAACCATGGATGACAACTTTTGGCGAATCAAGAGATTTTTGTCGTAGAGTATGTCTATCTGGAGGTCGTGTTGTTGTAGTTCCTTCAGCTCGTATCGCACACAGGCGTGCAAGGTTAGAAGGTATCCGTACTCGTAACGGTGATGCTAGAAATCATAATAATTCAGGATCTAAATATGGTGTAGCAGCTTCTCTCGTAGCTAAGCAGCGTTACAAATACACTGATATTAGTATTTTTTTGTGGCCTCTTATATGGATTCTTAGTTTGCCTGCTTGTTTCGTTGGCGCTTTGCATTCGCTGTTTGCTAAACATCCTTATATAGCGTGGATCCGTCTGCTTTTGCCATGGCTTGCTATTATGCAATTACCTAGAGCAGTTTTTGCTCGCAGAAGGATTGCAAGGAATACTCGTGTTCCATTAAAGCGACTTGTTCCTCTTATCGCAGATCGTCATCAAGTTGCACGTTGGCGTGATCGTAGTTCTGCTTTCCAAGCTCAACAGCATTTCGTGCTGTTAAGTCCTCTAGCGAAGCGGCATTTGCATATTCGAGTGTTGCGTAGGTGGAGTGCTGTTATTCTTGCGTCTCTTCTTCTTTTTGCAGTCATATTGAATTTATATGGCTCTCCATGGCGTGAAATTTTAAGTGGCGCTTCTTGGAATGCGCAGCAATGGTTACCAACGGGTGCAGATTTCAATCAACTATGGAATTCTGCTATTGGTGCATGGGTTCCTGATGATGGTTTTGGACCTGCAATTCCTCCAGCACCATGGCTAAGTATTTGGGCAATCGCATCAACTGTGGTTGGTGCTAACCCGTTATTGGCTGTCACATTAATGTTCTTCTTAGCTGCTCCAGCTATGTGTTTAAGTTTTTGGGCTCTTGCTGGCGTATTTACGCGCTCGGATACTGTACGTGTATGCGCTGGTATTTGCTGGACTATGATTGCTATTGCTTTTGGTTTGTTTGCACGCGGTGATTTGCCAATGTTAATGACTATGGCATTTTTGCCTGCAGCATTTGCTTTTGCGTTCCATGCTGTTGGAATGTACGTAACAGAAGATCCTGTGCGTCCTGTTAAATCCACTCAATGTGCAGCATGCGCAGCATTATGCTTTATGGTTCCAGTAGCTGCAGAACCGCAGCTTGTTTTGCCTCTTATTGTTATTTTTATTGCAGCGTTTATTATGGTGCGCTCTCATCGTATTATGTTTGCGCTTATGCCTATACCATCGATAATTGTTCTGCTTCCTACAATAGGAAGTGCTATTAGATATGGCGGATCTGGAATGTGGCGTCAATTGTTCTCTAGTATGGCTTTGCCATTGAGAAGTGTGCAAGGTGCTCCACGCGTAAGCGATTACGCTGATGTTTTGTTGCACGCTTTTAATATGGCTTCTCCTAATGTTGAAATTAATATGCCATTGATGAGCTTAAGAACAATAATAATGGTAATTTTTGCAATTCTAGCTGTTGTTATGGCTGTTACGTCATTAACTTTGCCTTTTGCTTTGCGAGTTTCTCGAATGATGTGGGTTGTGATTATTTCCGGAATGCTGTTATCTCTTATTGCTGCTCGTGTTGTAGTTGCATCCGATATTTCGGGACCTGTTGCTGCAAGCGTTTTGCCTGGAGTCGCATTATCTACTGTCGGCATTTTATCTTGTATGTGCATGGTTGCCGGTCAAGCTGTTCGACGCTTTGAGCCACTACGTACTTCGAAGGAATCTGAGTCCCAAATTTTTGATAACTATAAAACTCGTGCAAGTAGACGTGCTGCAATGCGTCGTTCTGCGGCACAATTGTTGCAGCACATAATTCGCGTAGCACGCGCTGTTCTTGCAAGTGGCATGTTGACTATGGCGGTTCTTTTGGGTCTTTTTGCTGTATTGAGCGGACCTGCTACATCTATTTGCGCAAATAACAATGAGCTCCCTATGGTTGTTTCTGATTATTTGCGAAAAGACGATACTCGGCGAATACTTGCTTTAAGAGCTCAAAGTAGCCATGA includes:
- a CDS encoding glycosyltransferase family 2 protein; its protein translation is MDSITAHNLTFEDEVLQVLSSAKDAHPHDVDSSIMAMMCVERDTRFYVDTLHAVLSQSILPGTLVIVDCASRVKQTMQTNLQIKINSSMLAGAINTRKSLLQNANNIDSNNAIDSDSKYRPNTNRVNNTRVNNSEDKSVRIIIIPISYAHSFGDAIEKSLRKILPCAGVSALWLLHDDSRPADFHCLEYLRETWRNTPTASVLGAKQVDWQGNILHNVGMYAWRHGVHTLTVDGEPDQEQYDGRGDVYAVSLAGALVTLTAWQTLRGTQPWMTTFGESRDFCRRVCLSGGRVVVVPSARIAHRRARLEGIRTRNGDARNHNNSGSKYGVAASLVAKQRYKYTDISIFLWPLIWILSLPACFVGALHSLFAKHPYIAWIRLLLPWLAIMQLPRAVFARRRIARNTRVPLKRLVPLIADRHQVARWRDRSSAFQAQQHFVLLSPLAKRHLHIRVLRRWSAVILASLLLFAVILNLYGSPWREILSGASWNAQQWLPTGADFNQLWNSAIGAWVPDDGFGPAIPPAPWLSIWAIASTVVGANPLLAVTLMFFLAAPAMCLSFWALAGVFTRSDTVRVCAGICWTMIAIAFGLFARGDLPMLMTMAFLPAAFAFAFHAVGMYVTEDPVRPVKSTQCAACAALCFMVPVAAEPQLVLPLIVIFIAAFIMVRSHRIMFALMPIPSIIVLLPTIGSAIRYGGSGMWRQLFSSMALPLRSVQGAPRVSDYADVLLHAFNMASPNVEINMPLMSLRTIIMVIFAILAVVMAVTSLTLPFALRVSRMMWVVIISGMLLSLIAARVVVASDISGPVAASVLPGVALSTVGILSCMCMVAGQAVRRFEPLRTSKESESQIFDNYKTRASRRAAMRRSAAQLLQHIIRVARAVLASGMLTMAVLLGLFAVLSGPATSICANNNELPMVVSDYLRKDDTRRILALRAQSSHDLSISIMRTSKGDAIDESPALRVRQVMFGDSSSNKAIYRASAQLLSHADNGAISTLKQLGIGGIYIVNSSENKQVSHKTSMSIQQLLHPSVQTVSNVNKEATEQLIAHVNASDGTQLVVSSPQGTYCRFDGVPDSKSLSSTSPYYRSRPLAWRVPWIIVSSMVLLLYCIVAVPRFGRHAMIERSDDRHEEELDELA